From Hoplias malabaricus isolate fHopMal1 chromosome 11, fHopMal1.hap1, whole genome shotgun sequence, a single genomic window includes:
- the spred3 gene encoding sprouty-related, EVH1 domain-containing protein 3 isoform X1, producing MRGASAIGRDVRVRAVVMTRDDSSGGWVPLGGGGLSHVIICKGRSSEGRGRREYVIRGERLRDRAPVLECAIQKGLVYNKVNPIFHHWRVEEKKFGLTFQSPADAISFEKGLQSVLDKLDRGSDSPSSSTPEDTEDDGQTSHTGSESSSNSRKEMLPKPITIVTSESSSTCFVRSSTEEFGYGAGHAVTTQTPAQVHTRPAQHQLSQVTTVLNPPAPPPPPPAPPTPPLVPPASSPLSPLSPTISLLEEGDLRSLDPCKDLWGSRGYEDYRRAGATRTKVGGLTGGVVVGGGPDKSELCVVRFEKELAGVGMTGCEVTVMLDTKGSQHHPSSPTCMPNAVPGTSSAGGSPQETGKGSPSPCCIHTSLATPRSRTRKRGGGGGSGGGGGGGGDAISPDDDSPCPQGSSSCSSRCVYCRSVFSASENGRGRCRDAPDPALHCLRQWTCVWCAESLLYHCMSDSEGEFWEPCSCEDSLGHRPHPLCCARWMALLALSLFVPCMCCYLPLRACLRCGERCGCCGGKHKAVR from the exons ATGAGAGGCGCGAGCGCGAttgggagaga TGTGCGTGTCCGAGCAGTGGTGATGACACGTGATGACTCAAGTGGCGGCTGGGTGCCCCTTGGAGGTGGTGGCCTCAGCCACGTTATCATCTGTAAGGGACGGAGCTCTGAGGGCCGGGGACGGCGGGAATACGTCATACGTGGAGAGCGTCTGCGCGATCGagca CCCGTGCTTGAATGTGCCATTCAGAAGGGTTTGGTCTACAACAAGGTGAACCCCATCTTCCATCACTGGCGTGTGGAGGAGAAGAAGTTTGGCCTGACCTTCCAGAGTCCAGCTGATGCCATCTCGTTTGAGAAGGGCCTTCAAAGTGTCCTTGACAAGCTGGACAGAG GATCTGACTCACCTTCATCCTCCACGCCAGAAGACACAGAAGATGATGGTCAAACA TCTCACACAGGCAGTGAGTCGTCCTCCAACAGCAGGAAGGAGATGCTTCCCAAGCCTATCACCATTGTGACCAGTGAGTCCTCCTCCACCTGCTTTGTGCGCTCCTCCACAGAAGAGTTTGGATACGGGGCAGGGCACGCAGTCACGACTCAGACTCCTGCCCAG GTCCACACGCGGCCTGCCCAGCACCAGCTCTCTCAAGTGACGACTGTGTTGAATCCTCCcgctcctcctccccctccgcCTGCTCCACCCACCCCTCCGCTGGTGCCGCCTGCCTCCTCTCCCctgtcccctctctcccctACCATCTCCTTGCTGGAGGAAGGTGACCTGCGTAGTCTCGACCCTTGCAAGGACTTATGGGGCTCCCGAGGCTACGAGGACTATCGGCGTGCCGGAGCCACGAGGACCAAGGTCGGGGGTCTCACTGGGGGTGTTGTGGTGGGAGGCGGGCCTGACAAATCGGAGTTGTGTGTGGTACGCTTTGAGAAGGAGCTGGCGGGAGTAGGCATGACAGGCTGCGAGGTCACCGTCATGCTGGACACCAAAGGTTCTCAGCATCACCCCTCTTCACCCACCTGCATGCCTAATGCCGTGCCCGGCACGTCATCTGCTGGTGGTTCGCCACAGGAGACGGGCAAGGGCTCGCCTTCGCCATGCTGCATTCATACCTCACTCGCCACGCCCCGCTCTCGGACTCGCAAGCGCGGGGGTGGCGGAGGGTccggtggaggaggaggaggaggaggagacgcCATCTCGCCCGACGATGACAGCCCATGCCCACAGGGCTCATCCTCGTGCTCGTCCCGCTGCGTATACTGCCGTTCAGTCTTCAGCGCCTCTGAGAACGGACGCGGCCGCTGCCGAGACGCTCCAGACCCGGCCCTGCACTGCCTTCGCCAGTGGACGTGCGTGTGGTGTGCCGAGAGCTTGCTCTACCACTGCATGTCGGACTCGGAGGGCGAGTTCTGGGAGCCGTGCTCGTGTGAGGACTCGTTGGGCCACCGGCCGCACCCTCTCTGCTGCGCCCGCTGGATGGCGCTGTTGGCGCTGTCGCTCTTCGTGCCCTGCATGTGCTGCTACCTGCCCCTGCGCGCCTGCCTGCGCTGCGGGGAGAGATGCGGCTGCTGTGGTGGAAAGCACAAGGCTGTGCGGTGA
- the spred3 gene encoding sprouty-related, EVH1 domain-containing protein 3 isoform X2 translates to MEGDVRVRAVVMTRDDSSGGWVPLGGGGLSHVIICKGRSSEGRGRREYVIRGERLRDRAPVLECAIQKGLVYNKVNPIFHHWRVEEKKFGLTFQSPADAISFEKGLQSVLDKLDRGSDSPSSSTPEDTEDDGQTSHTGSESSSNSRKEMLPKPITIVTSESSSTCFVRSSTEEFGYGAGHAVTTQTPAQVHTRPAQHQLSQVTTVLNPPAPPPPPPAPPTPPLVPPASSPLSPLSPTISLLEEGDLRSLDPCKDLWGSRGYEDYRRAGATRTKVGGLTGGVVVGGGPDKSELCVVRFEKELAGVGMTGCEVTVMLDTKGSQHHPSSPTCMPNAVPGTSSAGGSPQETGKGSPSPCCIHTSLATPRSRTRKRGGGGGSGGGGGGGGDAISPDDDSPCPQGSSSCSSRCVYCRSVFSASENGRGRCRDAPDPALHCLRQWTCVWCAESLLYHCMSDSEGEFWEPCSCEDSLGHRPHPLCCARWMALLALSLFVPCMCCYLPLRACLRCGERCGCCGGKHKAVR, encoded by the exons ATGGAGGGCGA TGTGCGTGTCCGAGCAGTGGTGATGACACGTGATGACTCAAGTGGCGGCTGGGTGCCCCTTGGAGGTGGTGGCCTCAGCCACGTTATCATCTGTAAGGGACGGAGCTCTGAGGGCCGGGGACGGCGGGAATACGTCATACGTGGAGAGCGTCTGCGCGATCGagca CCCGTGCTTGAATGTGCCATTCAGAAGGGTTTGGTCTACAACAAGGTGAACCCCATCTTCCATCACTGGCGTGTGGAGGAGAAGAAGTTTGGCCTGACCTTCCAGAGTCCAGCTGATGCCATCTCGTTTGAGAAGGGCCTTCAAAGTGTCCTTGACAAGCTGGACAGAG GATCTGACTCACCTTCATCCTCCACGCCAGAAGACACAGAAGATGATGGTCAAACA TCTCACACAGGCAGTGAGTCGTCCTCCAACAGCAGGAAGGAGATGCTTCCCAAGCCTATCACCATTGTGACCAGTGAGTCCTCCTCCACCTGCTTTGTGCGCTCCTCCACAGAAGAGTTTGGATACGGGGCAGGGCACGCAGTCACGACTCAGACTCCTGCCCAG GTCCACACGCGGCCTGCCCAGCACCAGCTCTCTCAAGTGACGACTGTGTTGAATCCTCCcgctcctcctccccctccgcCTGCTCCACCCACCCCTCCGCTGGTGCCGCCTGCCTCCTCTCCCctgtcccctctctcccctACCATCTCCTTGCTGGAGGAAGGTGACCTGCGTAGTCTCGACCCTTGCAAGGACTTATGGGGCTCCCGAGGCTACGAGGACTATCGGCGTGCCGGAGCCACGAGGACCAAGGTCGGGGGTCTCACTGGGGGTGTTGTGGTGGGAGGCGGGCCTGACAAATCGGAGTTGTGTGTGGTACGCTTTGAGAAGGAGCTGGCGGGAGTAGGCATGACAGGCTGCGAGGTCACCGTCATGCTGGACACCAAAGGTTCTCAGCATCACCCCTCTTCACCCACCTGCATGCCTAATGCCGTGCCCGGCACGTCATCTGCTGGTGGTTCGCCACAGGAGACGGGCAAGGGCTCGCCTTCGCCATGCTGCATTCATACCTCACTCGCCACGCCCCGCTCTCGGACTCGCAAGCGCGGGGGTGGCGGAGGGTccggtggaggaggaggaggaggaggagacgcCATCTCGCCCGACGATGACAGCCCATGCCCACAGGGCTCATCCTCGTGCTCGTCCCGCTGCGTATACTGCCGTTCAGTCTTCAGCGCCTCTGAGAACGGACGCGGCCGCTGCCGAGACGCTCCAGACCCGGCCCTGCACTGCCTTCGCCAGTGGACGTGCGTGTGGTGTGCCGAGAGCTTGCTCTACCACTGCATGTCGGACTCGGAGGGCGAGTTCTGGGAGCCGTGCTCGTGTGAGGACTCGTTGGGCCACCGGCCGCACCCTCTCTGCTGCGCCCGCTGGATGGCGCTGTTGGCGCTGTCGCTCTTCGTGCCCTGCATGTGCTGCTACCTGCCCCTGCGCGCCTGCCTGCGCTGCGGGGAGAGATGCGGCTGCTGTGGTGGAAAGCACAAGGCTGTGCGGTGA